In one window of Coleofasciculus chthonoplastes PCC 7420 DNA:
- a CDS encoding DUF928 domain-containing protein produces the protein MVHKRRPFYRFSLAVGVKLALFAAGFALIHSPQILQAQGIPQTWTTNKYEPPRGIGSANRVEGGATRSAGGNCPVVGKPLTALMPSDRFGTTVAAYPSFFVYLPASPDPSTPLPVDFVLEDSEGNLVYQSQFRTNGKSGIITLNLPHDVSLSPLAVGEDYRWTFSILCPPEDERSNDLVVEGWVRRVAIAPTLETQLAQASPTKKVELYAEAQLWQDTLAQLVELRRNYPSDSEVANQWVNLLNAAGLSNLVGESLASQNTPVDVPLSSVQP, from the coding sequence ATGGTACATAAGCGACGTCCTTTTTATCGATTTTCTTTGGCTGTTGGGGTCAAACTGGCGCTATTTGCCGCAGGCTTTGCCCTGATCCACAGCCCCCAAATTCTCCAGGCTCAGGGAATCCCCCAAACCTGGACAACTAACAAATATGAACCGCCAAGGGGAATCGGCTCGGCGAACCGTGTCGAAGGAGGAGCAACCCGAAGTGCTGGAGGAAATTGCCCCGTTGTCGGTAAACCGTTAACGGCTTTAATGCCAAGCGATCGCTTTGGTACAACGGTTGCGGCTTATCCCAGCTTTTTTGTCTACCTACCAGCCTCACCCGATCCCAGTACACCCTTACCTGTGGATTTTGTTCTGGAGGATAGCGAGGGAAATCTCGTTTATCAAAGCCAATTCCGTACCAATGGCAAGTCAGGAATCATCACATTAAATCTACCCCACGACGTTAGCTTGTCACCCTTGGCGGTGGGTGAAGACTATCGTTGGACGTTCTCGATTCTCTGTCCGCCTGAGGACGAACGCTCTAATGATCTGGTGGTTGAAGGATGGGTAAGACGGGTAGCGATCGCTCCTACCCTAGAAACTCAGTTAGCGCAGGCATCACCGACAAAAAAAGTGGAACTCTATGCTGAGGCACAACTGTGGCAAGATACTCTAGCACAGCTTGTTGAACTGCGCCGCAATTATCCGAGTGATTCGGAGGTGGCGAATCAGTGGGTCAACCTTTTGAACGCGGCGGGACTTAGCAATCTGGTGGGTGAGTCACTCGCATCCCAGAATACACCTGTTGATGTACCCTTATCGTCGGTACAACCATAA